In the Brassica napus cultivar Da-Ae chromosome A7, Da-Ae, whole genome shotgun sequence genome, one interval contains:
- the LOC106430139 gene encoding protein SAR DEFICIENT 1 isoform X1 yields MAGKRLIQDQESDQENKTEKRMKSLPLFGSVFGALNTENTMKSLSSALEPVLRKVVRQEVEYGISKRLRSLSRSPSFCVEARESIAPTLKLMFAKNLKKPIFTGSKIIDEDNNPLQIILVDDSNNDHSIAPVNLDRRPIRLDIVALHGDFPSGDKWSSDEFDRNIVKERDGKRPLLAGEVTLTMRNGVGTIGDIEFTDNSSWIRSRKFKIGVRVAKGSSDQGVAVCEAMTEAFNVRDHRGELYKKHHPPMLEDDVWRLEKIGKDGAFHKKLSAENINTVQDFLKLSVVDLDRLRQILGQGMSDKMWDVTYKHARECTLGNKLYIHRGPNILLTLNPICEVMEAAINGQVFSNEEALNQLNIKKLARQAYSKWDFLEVIERKTNEVPLLTQGHTMDQQYGANHYHTIEINKSYQQNGYALERSPNNLEMINEGYITTTPMEFGVCFNVTGSSSQSHMNPFENPHLR; encoded by the exons ATGGCGGGGAAGAGATTAATTCAAGATCAAGAATCAGACCAAGAAAACAAAACGGAGAAAAGGATGAAATCACTACCACTCTTTGGCTC TGTATTTGGAGCATTGAATACTGAGAACACCATGAAGAGCCTTTCGTCAGCCCTAGAGCCTGTTCTGAGAAAAGTT GTAAGACAAGAAGTAGAATATGGAATAAGTAAAAGACTTCGATCATTATCTCGGTCACCGTCGTTTTGTGTTGAAGCTCGGGAGAGTATTGCTCCGACATTAAAGCTAATGTTTGCAAAGAATCTAAAGAAACCAATATTCACGGGAAGTAAAATCATTGACGAGGACAACAATCCACTTCAGATCATCCTTGTTGATGACTCAAACAATGATCATTCCATCGCTCCGGTGAATCTCGACCGTCGTCCGATCAGACTAGACATCGTTGCCCTTCATGGAGATTTTCCTTCGGGTGATAAGTGGAGTAGTGATGAGTTTGATCGTAACATCGTCAAAGAAAGGGATGGTAAAAGGCCGTTACTTGCTGGAGAAGTAACTTTGACCATGAGAAACGGCGTTGGAACTATTGGAGATATTGAGTTTACAGATAACTCTAGTTGGATTCGTAGCCGAAAGTTTAAAATAGGCGTGAGAGTTGCGAAAGGGAGTAGCGATCAAGGCGTTGCGGTTTGTGAAGCGATGACCGAAGCATTTAATGTAAGAGATCATCGTGGAGAAT TGTACAAGAAACATCATCCACCCATGTTAGAAGACGACGTGTGGCGACTAGAGAAGATAGGCAAAGATGGGGCCTTTCACAAGAAGCTCTCTGCTGAAAACATCAACACTGTTCAAGACTTTTTGAAGTTATCCGTCGTTGACCTCGACAGACTCCGTCAA ATTTTGGGCCAAGGAATGTCTGATAAAATGTGGGATGTCACATATAAACATGCTCGAGAGTGTACATTAGGAAATAAGTTATACATTCACAGAGGACCTAACATTTTGTTGACCTTGAATCCAATATGCGAAGTGATGGAAGCAGCGATCAACGGTCAGGTGTTTTCCAATGAAGAAGCGCTGAATCAG CTCAATATTAAGAAGCTAGCTCGACAAGCTTACTCAAAGTGGGATTTCTTAGAAGTGATTGAAAGAAAAACGAACGAGGTTCCTCTTTTGACACAAG GTCATACTATGGACCAGCAATATGGTGCAAACCACTACCACACCATTGAAATCAACAAATCGTATCAACAAAACGGATATGCTCTAGAGAGATCTCCTAACAATTTGGAGATGATAAACGAAGGGTATATTACGACCACTCCAATGGAATTCGGTGTATGTTTCAACGTTACCGGATCTTCGTCCCAAAGTCATATGAACCCTTTCGAAAATCCTCATCTACGTTAG
- the LOC106430139 gene encoding protein SAR DEFICIENT 1 isoform X2, with amino-acid sequence MFAKNLKKPIFTGSKIIDEDNNPLQIILVDDSNNDHSIAPVNLDRRPIRLDIVALHGDFPSGDKWSSDEFDRNIVKERDGKRPLLAGEVTLTMRNGVGTIGDIEFTDNSSWIRSRKFKIGVRVAKGSSDQGVAVCEAMTEAFNVRDHRGELYKKHHPPMLEDDVWRLEKIGKDGAFHKKLSAENINTVQDFLKLSVVDLDRLRQILGQGMSDKMWDVTYKHARECTLGNKLYIHRGPNILLTLNPICEVMEAAINGQVFSNEEALNQLNIKKLARQAYSKWDFLEVIERKTNEVPLLTQGHTMDQQYGANHYHTIEINKSYQQNGYALERSPNNLEMINEGYITTTPMEFGVCFNVTGSSSQSHMNPFENPHLR; translated from the exons ATGTTTGCAAAGAATCTAAAGAAACCAATATTCACGGGAAGTAAAATCATTGACGAGGACAACAATCCACTTCAGATCATCCTTGTTGATGACTCAAACAATGATCATTCCATCGCTCCGGTGAATCTCGACCGTCGTCCGATCAGACTAGACATCGTTGCCCTTCATGGAGATTTTCCTTCGGGTGATAAGTGGAGTAGTGATGAGTTTGATCGTAACATCGTCAAAGAAAGGGATGGTAAAAGGCCGTTACTTGCTGGAGAAGTAACTTTGACCATGAGAAACGGCGTTGGAACTATTGGAGATATTGAGTTTACAGATAACTCTAGTTGGATTCGTAGCCGAAAGTTTAAAATAGGCGTGAGAGTTGCGAAAGGGAGTAGCGATCAAGGCGTTGCGGTTTGTGAAGCGATGACCGAAGCATTTAATGTAAGAGATCATCGTGGAGAAT TGTACAAGAAACATCATCCACCCATGTTAGAAGACGACGTGTGGCGACTAGAGAAGATAGGCAAAGATGGGGCCTTTCACAAGAAGCTCTCTGCTGAAAACATCAACACTGTTCAAGACTTTTTGAAGTTATCCGTCGTTGACCTCGACAGACTCCGTCAA ATTTTGGGCCAAGGAATGTCTGATAAAATGTGGGATGTCACATATAAACATGCTCGAGAGTGTACATTAGGAAATAAGTTATACATTCACAGAGGACCTAACATTTTGTTGACCTTGAATCCAATATGCGAAGTGATGGAAGCAGCGATCAACGGTCAGGTGTTTTCCAATGAAGAAGCGCTGAATCAG CTCAATATTAAGAAGCTAGCTCGACAAGCTTACTCAAAGTGGGATTTCTTAGAAGTGATTGAAAGAAAAACGAACGAGGTTCCTCTTTTGACACAAG GTCATACTATGGACCAGCAATATGGTGCAAACCACTACCACACCATTGAAATCAACAAATCGTATCAACAAAACGGATATGCTCTAGAGAGATCTCCTAACAATTTGGAGATGATAAACGAAGGGTATATTACGACCACTCCAATGGAATTCGGTGTATGTTTCAACGTTACCGGATCTTCGTCCCAAAGTCATATGAACCCTTTCGAAAATCCTCATCTACGTTAG